A portion of the Oncorhynchus clarkii lewisi isolate Uvic-CL-2024 chromosome 27, UVic_Ocla_1.0, whole genome shotgun sequence genome contains these proteins:
- the LOC139385467 gene encoding serine/threonine-protein kinase TAO1: protein MPNTSRAGSLKDPDVAELFFKEDPEKLFSDLREIGHGSFGAVYFARDVRTTEVVAIKKMSYSGKQSNEKWQDIIKEVKFLQRIQHPNSIEYKGCYLREHTAWLVMEYCLGSASDVLEVHKKPLQEMEIAAITHGALQGLAYLHSHNMIHRDIKAGNVLLTEPGQVKLADFGSASIVSPANSFVGTPYWMAPEVILAMDEGQYDGKIDIWSLGITCIELAERKPPLFNMNAMSALYHIAQNESPTLQSSEWTDYFRNFVDSCLQKFPQDRPNSEELLNHAFVQRERPDSVLMDLILRTKVAVRELDNLQYRKMKKILFQEAHNGPAAEAQDGDEEEPENSGRTGTVSSVGSNQSIPSMSISASSQSSSVNSLTDAGDDKSELDMMEGDHTVMSNSSVIHLKPEEETTYREESEPNSRPPTEPQSPPAHTPRPKHHRNREHFATIRTASLVTRQMKEHEQDSELREQMSGYKRMRRQHQKHLMALENKLKAEMDEHRLRLDKELENQRNSFAQEMEKLIKKHQAAMEKDAKTFSNDEKKFQQHIQSQQKKELNSFLESQKREYKLRKEQLKEELNENQSTPKKEKQEWLSKQKENFQHFQAEEEANLLRRQRQYLELECRRFKRRILIARHNVEQDLVREELNKRQTQKDLEHAMLLRHHESMQELEFRQVNTIQKMRAELIRLQHQTELTNQQEYNKRRERELRRKHVMEVRQQPKSLKSKELQIKKQFQDTCKIQTRQYKALRNHLLESTPKSDHKAVLKRLKEEQTRKLAILAEQYDHSINEMLSTQALRLDEAQEAQCQVLRMQLQQELELLNAYQSKIKMQTDAQHDRERKDLEQRVSLRRALLEQKIEEEMLALQNERSERIRSLLERQAREIEAFDSESMRLGFNNMVLSNLSPEAFSHSFPGAPGSWAHPQTQHHSGGSQGPHWGSGGSGHQGSHHQHHYHSGQGGSPMQQAWGQGMQGGGGPQPWGHPSAVPLGARGSGGVQNSPQALSRTASGGRSEQAMSRSTSVNSQISNGSHLSYT from the exons AAATGGCAAGACATAATCAAGGAGGTGAAGTTTCTGCAGAGAATACAGCACCCAAACAGCATAGAGTATAAGGGATGCTATCTGCGAGAGCACACTGCCTGG ctGGTGATGGAATACTGTCTAGGCTCTGCCTCTGATGTCCTGGAAG TTCACAAGAAACCTCTACAAGAAATGGAAATAGCAGCGATTACCCACGGTGCTCTACAGGGGTTGGCTTACCTTCATTCCCACAACATGATTCACCG agataTTAAGGCAGGGAACGTCTTGCTGACAGAGCCTGGCCAGGTAAAACTTGCAGATTTTGGTTCTGCCTCCATTGTCTCTCCAGCCAACTCTTTTGTGGGGACGCCATATTG GATGGCCCCAGAGGTAATCCTGGCTATGGACGAGGGTCAATATGATGGGAAGATTGACATCTGGTCTTTGGGGATAACTTGCATTGAATTAG CTGAGAGAAAACCTCCACTGTTCAATATGAATGCGATGAGTGCCTTGTATCACATAGCGCAGAATGAAAGCCCCACACTGCAGTCAAGTGAATG GACGGATTACTTCCGAAACTTTGTAGATTCTTGCCTTCAGAAATTCCCCCAAGACAGGCCCAACTCTGAGGAACTTTTAAAT CATGCGTTTGTGCAGCGCGAGCGGCCCGACTCTGTCCTGATGGACCTGATCCTGAGGACCAAGGTTGCGGTGCGGGAGTTGGACAACCTGCAGTACCGCAAGATGAAGAAGATCCTCTTCCAGGAGGCTCACAACGGCCCTGCAGCCGAGGCACAGGACGGAGACGAGGAG GAACCGGAGAACAGTGGCAGGACAGGCACAGTGAGCAGCGTTGGCAGTAACCAGTCTATCCCCAGTATGTCGATCAGCGCCAGCTCTCAGAGCAGCTCTGTCAACAGCTTGACCGACGCCGGAGATGACAAGAGTGAACTGGACATGATGGAGGGAGACCACACGGTCATGTCCAACAGCTCCGTCATTCACCTCAAACCG GAGGAGGAGACGACTTATCGCGAAGAGTCGGAACCTAACAGCCGGCCGCCCACTGAGCCCCAGTCTCCCCCTGCACACACTCCACGGCCAAAACACCACCGCAACCGCGAGCACTTTGCCACAATACGCACAGCCTCCCTG GTGACCCGTCAGATGAAGGAGCACGAGCAGGACAGTGAGCTGAGAGAGCAGATGTCAGGCTATAAGAGGATGAGGAGGCAGCACCAGAAGCACCTGATGGCCCTGGAGAACAAGCTGAAGGCTGAGATGGACGAACACCGGCTCCGTCTGGACAAAGAGCTGGAGAACCAGAGGAACAGCTTTGCCCAGGAGATGGAGAAACTCATTAAGAAGCACCAGGCCGCCATGGAGAAAGAT GCGAAGACCTTTTCCAATGATGAGAAGAAGTTCCAGCAGCACATCCAGAGCCAGCAGAAGAAAGAGCTCAACAGCTTCCTAGAGTCCCAGAAACGAGAGTACAAACTCCGCAAGGAGCAGCTCAAAGAG GAGTTGAATGAGAACCAGTCGACCCCTAAGAAGGAGAAGCAGGAGTGGCTCTCCAAGCAGAAGGAGAACTTCCAGCACTTCCAGGCTGAGGAGGAGGCCAACCtgctgaggagacagagacaataCCTAGAGCTGGAGTGTCGACGCTTCAAGAGGAGGATCCTCATCGCTCGCCACAACGTGGAGCAGGACCTAGTGAGAGAG GAGCTGAATAAGCGTCAGACGCAGAAGGACCTGGAGCATGCCATGCTGCTGCGGCACCATGAGTCCATGCAGGAGCTGGAGTTCCGCCAGGTCAACACCATCCAGAAGATGAGGGCTGAGCTGATCCGCCTGCAGCACCAGACAGAACTCACCAACCAGCAGGAATACaacaagaggagggagagagagctccGACGCAAACACGTCATGGAGGTCCGACAGCAGCCCAAGAGCCTCAAG tCCAAAGAGCTCCAGATTAAGAAACAGTTCCAAGACACATGTAAGATCCAGACCAGACAGTACAAGGCCTTGAGAAACCACCTACTGGAGAGCACACCAAAGTCTGACCACAAGGCTGTCCTGAAGCGTCTAAAGGAGGAGCAGACCCGCAAGCTGGCCATCCTGGCTGAGCAGTACGACCACTCTATCAACGAGATGCTCTCCACACAGGCT CTGCGTCTGGATGAGGCTCAGGAGGCTCAGTGCCAGGTGCTGAGGATGCAGCTGCAGCAGGAGCTGGAGCTACTCAACGCCTACCAGAGCAAGATCAAGATGCAGACGGATGCCCAGCACGACCGTGAGCGGAAGGACCTTGAGCAGAGAGTGTCGCTCCGGAGGGCCCTACTGGAGCAGAAG ATTGAGGAGGAGATGCTGGCCCTTCAGAACGAGCGTTCGGAGAGGATCCGTAGCCTGCTGGAGCGCCAGGCCAGGGAGATCGAAGCGTTCGACTCAGAGAGCATGCGTCTAGGCTTCAACAACATGGTGCTGTCCAACCTCTCCCCAGAGGCCTTTAGCCACAGCTTCCCAGGGGCCCCAGGCAGCTGGGCCCACCCCCAGACACAGCACCATTCTGGGGGCTCTCAAGGGCCACACTGGGGCAGTGGAGGGTCAGGGCACCAAGGCAGCCATCACCAACACCACTATCACTCTGGTCAAGGAGGGTCCCCCATGCAGCAAGCCTGGGGCCAAGGCATGCAGGGGGGTGGGGGTCCTCAGCCGTGGGGCCACCCCTCGGCAGTGCCCCTGGGGGCCAGAGGCAGTGGAGGTGTGCAGAACAGCCCCCAGGCACTGAGCAGGACAGCCTCAGGGGGGCGCAGTGAGCAGGCTATGAGCAGGAGCACCAGCGTCAACTCTCAGATATCCAACGGGTCGCACCTGTCCTACACATAG
- the LOC139386030 gene encoding RNA polymerase II-associated factor 1 homolog isoform X2 has translation MAPTIQTQAQRDSDGHRSSSHRTVPERSGVVCRVKYCNSLPDIPFDPKFITYPFDQHRFVQYKATSLEKQHKHELLTEPDLGVTIDLINPDTYRVDPSILLDPADEKLLEEDITAPSSSKRSQQHAKVVPWMRKTEYISTEFNRYGVSNEKVEVKIGVSVKQQFTEEEIYKDRDSQIAAIEKTFEDAQKPIAQHYSKPRVTPVEVMPVFPDFKMWINPCAQVIFDSDPAPKDMSAPQGVEMMSQAMIRGMMDEEGNQFVAYFLPNEETIRKRKRDVDEELDYMPDDLYDYKIAREYNWNVKNKASKGYEENYFFIFRDGDGVYYNELETRVRLSKRRAKAGAQSTTNAVLVCKHRDMNDKELEAQDARKAQLENHEPEDEEEDMDLGDEKEKGSESEADNSDSDSDREDEDGKRSGAENDDEEGAKRRRKASGSGSESGEEEVKLADEVEIFGSDDDSDNDDNEPKNGAARSSGEEGSGSEEEKESHRERSRSVSPAHSSGSDHSEGGRAQSGSGSEQASDSSDGSDSE, from the exons ATGGCTCCAACTATACAGACACAAGCCCAGCGAGACTCAGACGGTCACAG GAGTTCATCACACAGAACTGTTCCAGAGAG GTCTGGCGTGGTCTGTCGGGTAAAGTACTGCAATAGCCTGCCTGACATCCCATTTGATCCCAAATTCATCACATATCCATTTGACCAGCACAG GTTTGTGCAGTACAAGGCTACATCGTTAgagaagcaacacaaacatgagCTGCTGACTGAGCCTGACCTTGGTGTCACCATCGACCTCATTAACCCAGACACCTACCGTGTCGACCCCAGCA TTCTTCTTGATCCAGCTGATGAGAAGTTATTGGAGGAAGACATCACAGCTCCATCCAGCTCGAAAAG ATCTCAGCAGCACGCCAAGGTGGTCCCGTGGATGAGGAAAACTGAGTACATCTCTACAGAGTTCAACAGATATGGTGTCTCCAATGAGAAAGTGGAAGTCAA GATCGGTGTGTCTGTCAAACAGCAGTTCACAGAGGAGGAGATATACAAGGATAGGGACAGCCAGATTGCTGCTATTGAAAAGACCTTTGAGGATGCACAGAAACCG ATTGCCCAGCACTACAGTAAACCCAGAGTCACTCCTGTGGAGGTGATGCCTGTGTTCCCTGACTTCAAG ATGTGGATCAACCCGTGTGCTCAGGTAATCTTCGACTCTGATCCTGCGCCTAAAGACATGTCAGCACCCCAGGGTGTGGAGATGATGTCACAGGCCATGATTAG AGGTATGATGGATGAGGAAGGAAACCAGTTTGTGGCCTACTTCCTGCCCAATGAGGAAACAATTCGCAAGCGCAAGAGAGACGTGGATGAGGAGCTGGACTACATGCCTGATGATCT GTATGACTATAAGATAGCCAGGGAGTACAATTGGAACGTGAAGAACAAAGCCAGCAAGGGCTATGAGGAGAACTACTTCTTTATCTTCAGAGACGGAGATGGAGTCTACTACAATGAGCTGGAGACCAG AGTGAGGCTGAGTAAGAGGAGAGCTAAGGCTGGAGCCCAGTCTACTACAAACGCTGTGCTGGTGTGTAAGCACAGAGACATGAACGACAAGGAGCTGGAAGCACAG GATGCGCGTAAGGCTCAGCTGGAGAACCATGAAccagaggatgaagaagaggacATGGACTTGG GTGATGAGAAGGAGAAAGGCAGCGAGAGTGAGGCAGACAACTCTGACAGTGACTCTGACAGGGAGGATGAGGATGGGAAGCGGAGTGGAGCTGAGAATGATGACGAGGAGGGAGCGAAACGGAGGAGGAAGGCCAGTGGTAGCGGCAGTGAGAGTGGCGAGGAGGAGGTCAAGCTGGCGGATGAGGTGGAGATCTTCGGTAGTGATGACGACAGTGATAACGATGATAACGAGCCCAAGAATGGAGCAGCCCGGAGCAGTGGGGAGGAGGGCAGTGGGagcgaggaggagaaggagagccaTAGGGAGAGGAGTAGGAGCGTGTCTCCGGCCCACAGTAGCGGTAGTGACCACTCAGAGGGTGGCCGTGCCCAGAGCGGGAGTGGCAGTGAGCAGGCCTCAGATTCCAGCGATGGCAGTGACAGTGAATAA
- the LOC139386030 gene encoding RNA polymerase II-associated factor 1 homolog isoform X1 has protein sequence MAPTIQTQAQRDSDGHRSSSHRTVPERSGVVCRVKYCNSLPDIPFDPKFITYPFDQHRFVQYKATSLEKQHKHELLTEPDLGVTIDLINPDTYRVDPSILLDPADEKLLEEDITAPSSSKRSQQHAKVVPWMRKTEYISTEFNRYGVSNEKVEVKIGVSVKQQFTEEEIYKDRDSQIAAIEKTFEDAQKPIAQHYSKPRVTPVEVMPVFPDFKMWINPCAQVIFDSDPAPKDMSAPQGVEMMSQAMIRGMMDEEGNQFVAYFLPNEETIRKRKRDVDEELDYMPDDLYDYKIAREYNWNVKNKASKGYEENYFFIFRDGDGVYYNELETRVRLSKRRAKAGAQSTTNAVLVCKHRDMNDKELEAQDARKAQLENHEPEDEEEDMDLGKLQDSGDEKEKGSESEADNSDSDSDREDEDGKRSGAENDDEEGAKRRRKASGSGSESGEEEVKLADEVEIFGSDDDSDNDDNEPKNGAARSSGEEGSGSEEEKESHRERSRSVSPAHSSGSDHSEGGRAQSGSGSEQASDSSDGSDSE, from the exons ATGGCTCCAACTATACAGACACAAGCCCAGCGAGACTCAGACGGTCACAG GAGTTCATCACACAGAACTGTTCCAGAGAG GTCTGGCGTGGTCTGTCGGGTAAAGTACTGCAATAGCCTGCCTGACATCCCATTTGATCCCAAATTCATCACATATCCATTTGACCAGCACAG GTTTGTGCAGTACAAGGCTACATCGTTAgagaagcaacacaaacatgagCTGCTGACTGAGCCTGACCTTGGTGTCACCATCGACCTCATTAACCCAGACACCTACCGTGTCGACCCCAGCA TTCTTCTTGATCCAGCTGATGAGAAGTTATTGGAGGAAGACATCACAGCTCCATCCAGCTCGAAAAG ATCTCAGCAGCACGCCAAGGTGGTCCCGTGGATGAGGAAAACTGAGTACATCTCTACAGAGTTCAACAGATATGGTGTCTCCAATGAGAAAGTGGAAGTCAA GATCGGTGTGTCTGTCAAACAGCAGTTCACAGAGGAGGAGATATACAAGGATAGGGACAGCCAGATTGCTGCTATTGAAAAGACCTTTGAGGATGCACAGAAACCG ATTGCCCAGCACTACAGTAAACCCAGAGTCACTCCTGTGGAGGTGATGCCTGTGTTCCCTGACTTCAAG ATGTGGATCAACCCGTGTGCTCAGGTAATCTTCGACTCTGATCCTGCGCCTAAAGACATGTCAGCACCCCAGGGTGTGGAGATGATGTCACAGGCCATGATTAG AGGTATGATGGATGAGGAAGGAAACCAGTTTGTGGCCTACTTCCTGCCCAATGAGGAAACAATTCGCAAGCGCAAGAGAGACGTGGATGAGGAGCTGGACTACATGCCTGATGATCT GTATGACTATAAGATAGCCAGGGAGTACAATTGGAACGTGAAGAACAAAGCCAGCAAGGGCTATGAGGAGAACTACTTCTTTATCTTCAGAGACGGAGATGGAGTCTACTACAATGAGCTGGAGACCAG AGTGAGGCTGAGTAAGAGGAGAGCTAAGGCTGGAGCCCAGTCTACTACAAACGCTGTGCTGGTGTGTAAGCACAGAGACATGAACGACAAGGAGCTGGAAGCACAG GATGCGCGTAAGGCTCAGCTGGAGAACCATGAAccagaggatgaagaagaggacATGGACTTGGGTAAACTGCAGGACTCTG GTGATGAGAAGGAGAAAGGCAGCGAGAGTGAGGCAGACAACTCTGACAGTGACTCTGACAGGGAGGATGAGGATGGGAAGCGGAGTGGAGCTGAGAATGATGACGAGGAGGGAGCGAAACGGAGGAGGAAGGCCAGTGGTAGCGGCAGTGAGAGTGGCGAGGAGGAGGTCAAGCTGGCGGATGAGGTGGAGATCTTCGGTAGTGATGACGACAGTGATAACGATGATAACGAGCCCAAGAATGGAGCAGCCCGGAGCAGTGGGGAGGAGGGCAGTGGGagcgaggaggagaaggagagccaTAGGGAGAGGAGTAGGAGCGTGTCTCCGGCCCACAGTAGCGGTAGTGACCACTCAGAGGGTGGCCGTGCCCAGAGCGGGAGTGGCAGTGAGCAGGCCTCAGATTCCAGCGATGGCAGTGACAGTGAATAA
- the LOC139386031 gene encoding glia maturation factor gamma-like, which translates to MLICVHVCPPLLYVLLYKRRILRVRQHPVTSSWQRSNNLNKKTILLQTRNQNKTSSRMSSSLVVCEVDESLKEKLKKFRFRKETNNAAILMKIDMAKQLVILEEEYEDISLDELRNELPERQPRFIVYSYKYIHTDGRVSYPLCFIFSSPVGCKPEQQMMYAGSKNQLVSAAELTKVFETRNIDDLSEEWLINKLSFFR; encoded by the exons ATGCTCATATGTGTACATGTCTGCCCTCCCCTACTGTATGTGCTATTATATAAAAGGAGGATCTTGAGAGTAAGACAGCATCCTGTCACAAGCAGTTGGCAGAGAAGTAACAACCTCAACAAGAAGACAATACTTTTGCAGACAAGAAACCAAAACAAGACCTCTTCTAGAATG TCAAGCTCTTTGGTTGTGTGCGAGGTGGATGAGAGTCTGAAAGAAAAACTGAAGAAGTTCAGATTTCGAAAAGAGACCAACAATGCAGCCATCTTGA TGAAAATTGACATGGCAAAACAGCTTGTGATCCTGGAGGAAGAGTATGAG GACATCTCCCTGGATGAACTGAGGAATGAACTTCCAGAGCGGCAGCCAAG ATTCATTGTTTACAGCTACAAATACATCCATACAGATGGCAGGGTGTCCTACCCGCTGTGTTTCATATTCTCAAGTCCAGTGG GGTGCAAGCCTGAGCAGCAAATGATGTACGCAGGAAGCAAGAACCAACTAGTCTCCGCAGCAGAGCTCACAAAG GTTTTTGAGACGCGAAACATAGATGACTTGTCTGAAGAGTGGCTGATAAACAAACTGTCTTTCTTTCGCTGA